GCTGTCTAGTGATAAGCCTACTCTGTAAACATCAAATCTAGGCCATTTGATTCCTGAGGATGGCTGCTTCCATTTTCTTCAAGTATATCACATGCATTTTCTTTTCGCATTTTCCGCTCTTCAATCAGTGCTTCAATCGAGTCTGTACAGTAAAGCCCCCTCGAGTGCCCCTGAGGTCTATCAGCTACAATGAATTTGTTGCCCTCTCTGCCTCGTTCAGGAAAGCCAGCCCAGACTGCAGGAAAGCATGGAAAAATTCAGGCAATTATGATAAGGAAATGCAGTTAACTATGAAGTCACTGCCAATTCTCTCAAATGTCTGTCAGAACTTTATCAAGTTCAGTTTCAGAACATAAAATGTGAGTATGTGTGCTTGTGATTCCAAGTATCTCTAACAATAAAATGCTTCTATACAGTATTGGATTGGAgccaagaaagggaaagaacAACTGAGATAGAACCAATATCATCAGCCTCAGGTTTCTGCTAAGGAGATGAATGCATACTTATCAAAGCTGGCCTTCAGTTGATTGCTACCCCATAAGAGTGCATGTTTGGGCTTACAGGGCTAGTGGTAAATAATGTTCCATAGCAAAGATTTGGTTCATCATCTTAGCAGAACTACCAAAAAAGGGTAAATAACTTGGTGTACTGGGTAACTGTTAACAAAAACCAGTTTTATGCTCAACTTATGGGCCTGGCCAACACTGAAGATGatcatataaaaaaaaaagaacaaatgcTTCCAAGAACAGATATGATGTAATAGTTGAAACAAATACTAGCACTAGCATCTATAAATGTATAAGACCAGGATTGCAGCCTGCCTCTGCAATATTAATAATGTGCCCACTAAACAAAATTTTACATTTATGTAATGAAGTTGAAGTATTGTAATTACTTATGCTTTCAGAAATCACCACAAAAGATACAGCAATATATCAGGTTGTCCTCTGGATGTGCTTTATTATACAAACTAAAAGTTGAGATTCCATTTTTTGCAAACATCAGCACATCAACAAATATTTTGCAGGACCAAACATTCAATTCGAACTTTTTCACAGTAACATGTATGTGCCACTTAAAAAATTTCAGTACATATAAGGCCACAGAAGATATTTTACTCAATTCTGGTCAAGCTATCACCTCGATTAATATATATGTCCACAGATAGTTCTCAACCTGGGCTTCCAGAGAGAAATGTGAGTATTTAGTGTACAATAATGGAAATTTGGCACACTAAAGCTCCAAAAGACAGTTTAGTTCGAAAGCAAGTAAGCAACAACTTTGGTGTGACTAATTTGCAGCTAAGCACATTCAAACTTTCTATTTTCATTAACTTGTTATACATTACCCAAAAAATGCTGCAATGACTGGAGCAGGATGGAAATTTACCTGCAAAGTGGTGGAAAACAATTGAAGCTGCAACTGTAACATTCAGAGATGCTGTTCCACCACCATACTGAGGGATGTAGACAAAGAAGTCACAGATCTCACACTCTTTTTGTGAGAGTCCTGTACCCTGTCAGATGAAACCACCCAAAAAATAGACAGTTAATTTAGAATAGAGGGCAAATTATGGCTGTGTACTAATAAGAACCTCTAACTGGTTTAGGGTAGTATTATGCAACAGCCCTTTATAAAATTTTCATTACAGAACTCAAATAGCATCTGCGTTAGCATCTTTATGTTATCAAATGATTGTACAGTTGATGCGAAGCATGTGCACATTTTGTAAGAGAGATACATTTTTCTTCCAAATACACTTTGGTCAAGCTAATTAATGATTGAATACCAATACCATGCTGCCTTCAATAGGTGCCTGATTGAAACAACAAAAGGAAAGCTAATTTTAAGGAATGAGGTGTTCGCACAAAATTTACAAGTGCCCAATGAACATATCTGACTATGTGAGACATGGCAGCGATTACCGCAATTGGACACCACTAATTCCCATCCCAGTCCACGAAACTAAGCTACACCACGATTCACCATTCAAATTGCATTCCAACCAACCTAATTTCGCAGTCAGCACTGAATGAAGAGAATCCCACTAACCTCGTTGCCGAATAGGAACGCGGTGCTCCGGCGGAACGGGTGAGCGGTCACCGGCTGCGCGTCATCGGTTATCTCCACACCGCAAATGTCACACCCTCTCTCATCCTGCAGCAAAGGCACGCACAGAAACTTGTCATTCATGATTCACAAAACAAAACGAAGGGGACTAGGGTTTAGGGGTTAGTGAGGCCGGGGGGTGCTGCTTCAGAACAGAGAGGGCTTGCTTGCCTTGAGGTACGCGCGGGCGAGGGCGAGCGAGGCGAAGTGGCGGAAGCGGAGGTGCGAGGTGGCGCCGTGGCTGCCGAAGGCGCTgacgtcgcggcggccgacgacgaccaccTCCGCGACGCCGAACGCCGTGGCGCTCCGCGCCAGCGTCCCCACGTTGTGCCGCTTCGCCACGTTGTGGACCACCACCACGCtctccactgccgccgccgccgccatagcCGCCGTCTTCGCCGCGCCTGCTCGATTCGTCGGGGTCaatgttgccgccgccgctgtgtTGATGTCGCCGACTCCGTAGGGATAGCTCCCGTGCACCGCCTCACTGATATGTGGGGCCTACACCCGGAAAGGATCTGATCTACGGTGCACCATTCACAACAGGGATCGTGTGGGGccgactttttttttgtttttttacctttttacgAAAGATTCTCATAAATACACCCCTGGCGGAATACACGTCTCGGCCGCCAGCCACCCTagcgccaaggtccatgcgcagctgctgacgtgGATGCCGACGtagcgggggcttggcgccatccatcatgacgccaagcttggcgccgtagatcttggcgctAAGCTCCCGTCACATCGGCACCCACGTAAGCGGCTGCACatagaccttggcgccaggatggctggcgtcgagacgttgtagcttggcgccagtatggatggcaccaagctaaggattcatttttggaattggttccgtcaAGGATCTATTTGTAAGAATCTTTTCGATAGAGggctaaaaataaaaaagtcggtCGTGTGGGTGGGACCAAATGCCGATGATACCCCGAGAACatggacccacctgtcatagaGCCCGTGCCATTGAACGGAGACCGATTCGGTTAGGACTCTGGAGACAGCCGGGAGGATAGGAGAGTCCGATCCGATCGGAGACGGTGACTCTCCGATAtaaccgccgcctcgccgccgcgaacTACCGCCCAAATTTTCGCCCTCCGTGAGACGAGAAGGGATCCGCATCGACCCGAAGGTTCGCCGGCCGGGCAAGATGCTGGAGGAGCTGCTCATCTTCACGCGCGGCGGCCTGATCCTGTGGGCGctcagcggcagcggcggcgctgccgtcAAGGCCTCCCCCATCGATGCACTCATCCGCTCCTGCCTCCTCGAGGACCGGTCCGCCGACGGCACCGGCGCCTCCCAGGACGGCAAGCGAGCGTTCAAGTGGGCCTTCCACAACGGGCTCGGCCTCGTCTTCGTGGCGGTGTACCGGCGCGTGCTCCGCCTCCTCTACGTCGacgacctcctcgccgccgtccgcgcggAGTTCGCGCGGATCTACCACCCCAAGCGCACCAACTACGACGGCTTCAGCGACGTGTTCCGGCAGCTCCACCTCGAAGCCCAAGCGCGCGCCGAGGAGATGAACAAGTCTAAACAAGCGCCTATTGAGTCAcgtccggcgccgccaccatcgGTGTCGCACGACGTTGATTCCAATGTTCCTGGAGATTCTGGGGGTAATGCTGGTGGGAGGAAGCAGGACGGCTCCGACGGTGACTCCGGGAAGGACGAATATTCAGGAGAACCCGAACCCAAAGATGGCGGGGCCTTCAATCTGAGTATGTTACAATTCCTGCGAGACAAGTTCATTCATAGTAAGAACACTGACACAAAGAAGAACAAACCCGACAAAAAGGGAAGACAAAAGGACCACGACAAGGAGCCTTCCCACAAGAAGCTGGATTTCTCAGACCCAGCTGAAAGGGGCAAGGTGACTGATCATGTGGCAGTCAAGGAGGGACTAAGCAAGATGGACAAGGATGAACAGGTTGGAGATGTCTCCAAAGCGAAAGGATGGTTCTCCTCAGTGTTCCAGAGCATTGCAGCAGGTAACAGTGTAATTGGCAAGTCTGATCTGCAGCCTGCGGTCAAAGCTCTGAAAGACAGGCTGATGACCAAGAACGTTGCGGAGGAGATCGCAGAGAAGCTTTGCGAATCGATTGCAGCAAGCCTTGAGGGCAAGAAGGTAGGATCTTTCACAAGCATAGCTTCCACCGTCCAGGCAGCCATGGAGGAGGCTCTTCTTCGCATTCTGACCCCAAGCCGATCCATTGACATTCTGAGAGACGTGCACGCTGCCAAGGAGCGTGAGAGGCCGTATGTCATCGTATTCGTTGGGGTGAATGGAGTCGGCAAATCCACCAATCTTGCAAAGGTCGCTTACTGGCTCCTCCAGCATGACCTCAGTGTGACCCTTGCAGCTTGTGATACCTTCAGGTCTGGTGCCGTTGAGCAGCTACGCACCCATGCTCGCAGGCTCCAGATACCGATCTTTGAGAAGGGCTATGAAAGAGAT
This sequence is a window from Setaria italica strain Yugu1 chromosome III, Setaria_italica_v2.0, whole genome shotgun sequence. Protein-coding genes within it:
- the LOC101776840 gene encoding uncharacterized protein LOC101776840, which produces MAAAAAVESVVVVHNVAKRHNVGTLARSATAFGVAEVVVVGRRDVSAFGSHGATSHLRFRHFASLALARAYLKDERGCDICGVEITDDAQPVTAHPFRRSTAFLFGNEGTGLSQKECEICDFFVYIPQYGGGTASLNVTVAASIVFHHFAVWAGFPERGREGNKFIVADRPQGHSRGLYCTDSIEALIEERKMRKENACDILEENGSSHPQESNGLDLMFTE
- the LOC101777247 gene encoding LOW QUALITY PROTEIN: signal recognition particle receptor subunit alpha homolog (The sequence of the model RefSeq protein was modified relative to this genomic sequence to represent the inferred CDS: inserted 1 base in 1 codon) produces the protein MLEELLIFTRGGLILWALSGSGGAAVKASPIDALIRSCLLEDRSADGTGASQDGKRAFKWAFHNGLGLVFVAVYRRVLRLLYVDDLLAAVRAEFARIYHPKRTNYDGFSDVFRQLHLEAQARAEEMNKSKQAPIESRPAPPPSVSHDVDSNVPGDSGGNAGGRKQDGSDGDSGKDEYSGEPEPKDGGAFNLSMLQFLRDKFIHSKNTDTKKNKPDKKGRQKDHDKEPSHKKLDFSDPAERGKVTDHVAVKEGLSKMDKDEQVGDVSKAKGWFSSVFQSIAAGNSVIGKSDLQPAVKALKDRLMTKNVAEEIAEKLCESIAASLEGKKVGSFTSIASTVQAAMEEALLRILTPSRSIDILRDVHAAKERERPYVIVFVGVNGVGKSTNLAKVAYWLLQHDLSVTLAACDTFRSGAVEQLRTHARRLQIPIFEKGYERDPAVVAKQAIQEATRTKSDVVLVDTAGRMQDNEPLMRALSKLINLNSPDLVLFVGXALVGNDAVDQLTQFNQKLADLSPVPAARLIDGILLSKFDTVDDKVGAALSMVYVSGAPVMFVGCGQSYTDLKKLNVKSIVNTLLK